Proteins encoded by one window of Porphyromonas vaginalis:
- the nadD gene encoding nicotinate (nicotinamide) nucleotide adenylyltransferase → MTTEGKDSRSKALDLTQLRPAASDVSGTVGLFGGSFDPLHIGHLALCDYILAYPELSGLTQIWFMPTPQNPLKEQGPTLPYTLRCHMIEQAIQSDPRYELCTIESMLPEPHYTLETLSALEEHYPHCSFSLIIGADSLASLSQWYRHGELIDRLPLVVYPRRGYDLSQLVEQYPTAQIRLLSAAPLIEISSTAIRQALHEGRDLRHWLPQPALYDTLSKATTPYEQRPNGTTSLLSGRRGGSRPPRSALRSRHTRHHTQ, encoded by the coding sequence ATGACTACTGAAGGTAAAGACTCTAGGAGTAAGGCCCTTGATCTGACCCAGCTGCGTCCTGCAGCATCAGACGTTAGCGGGACTGTCGGTCTCTTCGGTGGCAGCTTTGACCCGCTACACATCGGGCACCTTGCTCTCTGTGACTACATCTTGGCTTATCCGGAGCTGTCGGGACTAACGCAAATATGGTTCATGCCTACCCCGCAGAACCCGCTTAAGGAGCAAGGCCCCACGCTACCCTACACGCTACGCTGCCACATGATCGAGCAGGCCATCCAGTCCGATCCACGCTACGAGCTCTGCACGATCGAGTCCATGCTGCCTGAGCCACACTACACGCTAGAGACGCTCTCCGCTCTCGAGGAGCACTACCCGCACTGCTCCTTCAGCCTCATCATCGGTGCTGACAGCCTAGCATCACTCTCCCAGTGGTATCGCCACGGCGAGCTCATAGATCGTCTGCCACTCGTAGTCTATCCGCGGAGAGGATACGACCTCTCCCAGCTCGTCGAGCAGTATCCCACAGCTCAGATACGATTGCTCAGCGCAGCGCCTCTGATAGAGATCTCCTCCACAGCGATCCGCCAGGCACTCCACGAGGGGCGCGACCTGCGCCACTGGCTTCCTCAACCTGCACTATACGACACACTCTCTAAAGCGACCACTCCTTATGAACAACGACCGAATGGTACAACTAGCCTCCTATCAGGTCGAAGAGGAGGCTCTCGCCCTCCTCGATCTGCTCTCCGATCACGGCATACCCGCCACCATACGCAATAG
- a CDS encoding FAD:protein FMN transferase, translating into MRRTVTLLFLSLILLSGCHKEAPYRSAEGLIFGTLYRITYQADEDLSDQINEALQEVNHVANPFDSTSMIYAVNNNLSMTVDSTFYAIYSVARRVYEQSGGAYDVTIAPLVNAWGFGFEQGYPLTQPQVDSLLELVGMDKVSCTPTELTKANPAMELDFASVAKGYASDLVGERLRKAGVTNYLVEIGGEIAYSGRNPRGAAWRVGISKPDLDSLGISQELQEIIDLPGERGGLATSGNYRNYKVAADGRIYGHTISALSGYPAESDILSASVIAPTCAEADALATAFMASGYEGSETMRKQLSSDVSYLLFVSTGDSLAFTPISSSSFPRSH; encoded by the coding sequence ATGCGTCGCACCGTCACCTTACTATTCCTCTCGCTCATCCTGCTGAGCGGATGCCACAAAGAGGCACCTTACAGAAGTGCCGAGGGGCTCATCTTTGGCACGCTCTATCGCATCACCTATCAGGCTGACGAGGACTTATCTGATCAGATCAATGAGGCACTACAAGAGGTCAATCATGTGGCAAACCCCTTTGACTCGACCTCTATGATCTATGCGGTCAACAACAACTTGTCGATGACGGTGGACAGCACCTTCTACGCGATCTACAGCGTGGCGCGGAGGGTCTACGAGCAGTCAGGCGGTGCCTACGACGTGACCATCGCTCCGCTGGTCAATGCGTGGGGCTTTGGCTTCGAGCAGGGCTATCCGCTCACGCAACCACAGGTGGATAGTTTGCTGGAGCTGGTCGGTATGGACAAAGTCTCCTGCACCCCCACTGAGTTGACCAAGGCGAACCCCGCTATGGAGCTAGACTTCGCCTCTGTTGCCAAGGGGTACGCCTCTGATCTCGTGGGCGAAAGGCTACGTAAGGCGGGCGTGACCAACTACCTAGTGGAGATAGGTGGCGAGATCGCTTACTCGGGACGCAACCCTCGAGGTGCCGCATGGCGCGTCGGCATCTCTAAGCCTGATCTGGACTCACTGGGGATAAGCCAGGAGCTACAAGAGATCATTGACTTGCCAGGCGAGCGTGGAGGACTAGCCACCTCGGGCAACTATCGTAACTACAAAGTCGCAGCCGACGGAAGGATCTACGGACATACCATCTCCGCTCTGAGCGGTTACCCCGCAGAGAGTGATATCCTGAGTGCCTCAGTCATCGCTCCTACCTGCGCTGAGGCGGATGCGCTAGCGACAGCCTTTATGGCATCGGGTTACGAGGGCTCTGAGACGATGCGCAAGCAGCTTTCGTCTGACGTCTCTTATCTACTCTTCGTCTCGACAGGCGATTCGTTAGCTTTTACCCCCATCTCTAGTTCCTCCTTTCCTCGATCGCACTGA
- a CDS encoding nitroreductase family protein → MTKTFDQIISTRRTVRHFDATKPMTRAELMPILEAGRLAPSAKNFQPLRFVVVLSEEERTKLHAISQQPWFYHAPSYIVIIVDHDKAWQRPHCDLTYVDTSIALTHMLLKAEDMGLGATTVAAFDQEICRELLQIPEHEEPILILAVGHPDPAFAGKEGNPRRKTMEELVTFI, encoded by the coding sequence ATGACTAAGACTTTCGACCAAATCATATCAACACGGCGTACGGTGCGCCACTTTGACGCGACCAAGCCGATGACTCGTGCTGAGCTCATGCCAATCCTGGAGGCTGGGCGACTAGCTCCCTCGGCAAAGAACTTTCAGCCCCTCCGCTTCGTCGTCGTACTCTCTGAGGAGGAGCGCACGAAGCTCCACGCCATCAGTCAGCAGCCTTGGTTTTACCACGCTCCGAGTTATATCGTCATCATCGTCGACCACGACAAGGCGTGGCAGCGTCCGCACTGTGACCTCACTTATGTAGATACCTCGATAGCACTGACACACATGCTCCTCAAGGCGGAGGATATGGGTCTAGGGGCTACGACCGTGGCAGCCTTCGACCAGGAGATATGCCGTGAGCTACTCCAGATACCTGAGCATGAGGAGCCGATACTCATCTTAGCGGTGGGGCATCCCGACCCAGCCTTTGCCGGCAAAGAGGGCAATCCACGTCGCAAGACGATGGAGGAACTGGTCACCTTCATCTAA